From Doryrhamphus excisus isolate RoL2022-K1 chromosome 22, RoL_Dexc_1.0, whole genome shotgun sequence, one genomic window encodes:
- the fitm1l gene encoding fat storage-inducing transmembrane protein 1, protein MILNTVLVVLTDLAAHLLGNTLFRRHFHLLLSAMVMFGPVLSLWVSQHSVFAKRSHFLYRMFLRSGWGWTCILVGSFVFLLSFSTRRSLSLSCRHLSRLGAAGGLWFVFCKLLDLLENATGSCYEPLVGSPDINNSQPVLVLREGESKAECLRAGMLWRGYEVSEDVFLLCLCCLLLSEETAVFGPYLSQGGFSDAPLRILFLFCVLLLCLWLFLLLCLLAYFPQFPTQLLGGALGCLSWRGLYQGWYCQGPSWYCPGGPGLGLFKNQN, encoded by the exons ATGATCCTGAACACGGTCCTGGTGGTCCTGACGGACTTGGCTGCCCACCTGCTGGGCAACACGTTGTTCCGTCGGCACTTTCACCTGCTGCTGTCGGCCATGGTGATGTTCGGCCCTGTGCTGAGTTTGTGGGTCTCCCAGCACAGTGTGTTTGCCAAGAGAAGCCACTTCCTCTACAG GATGTTTTTGCGATCTGGTTGGGGTTGGACGTGCATCCTGGTCGGCTCCTTTGTTTTTCTCCTGTCCTTCTCCACCCGCCGATCCCTATCACTGTCATGCCGCCACCTCTCTCGGCTGGGAGCGGCTGGTGGACTGTGGTTTGTCTTCTGCAAACTTCTGGACCTTCTGGAAAACGCTACAGGAAGCTGCTATGAGCCGCTTGTGGGCAGCCCGGACATCAATAACAGTCAGCCTGTCTTGGTGTTACGAGAAGGGGAGAGCAAGGCGGAATGTCTGCGAGCCGGGATGCTGTGGAGAGGATATGAGGTTTCGGAGGACGTCTTCCTCCTCTGTCTCTGCTGTCTGCTGCTTTCTGAAGAAACAGCAGTGTTTGGGCCTTATCTCAGCCAGGGTGGCTTTTCTGATGCTCCGCTTCGGATCCTTTTTTTGTTCTGTGTTCTTCTGCTCTGCCTCTggctcttcctgctcctttgtCTCCTTGCCTACTTCCCTCAGTTCCCCACACAGTTGCTAGGAGGCGCTCTAGGCTGCTTGAGCTGGAGGGGATTATACCAGGGTTGGTACTGTCAAGGTCCCAGCTGGTACTGCCCTGGGGGACCTGGACTGGGATTGTTCAAGAACCAGAATTGA